In Bombus fervidus isolate BK054 chromosome 13, iyBomFerv1, whole genome shotgun sequence, a single genomic region encodes these proteins:
- the LOC139993464 gene encoding transmembrane emp24 domain-containing protein 7: MNYWSICLLLVSLFGTILRTGGVELSFELPDNAKQCFYEEIKQNTTAMLEFQVVTGGQYDVDVILEAPNTEIIYKQIKTQFDSHQFTASMSGAYKACFSNEFSTFSHKLVYMDFRVGDQLPVGEHVTVMTQMESSAEEVHKHLNSILDYQTHHRLREAQGRKRAEDLNTRVLLWSIMETLTILIISVGQVYVLRTFFTERKR; encoded by the exons ATGAACTACTGGTCAATTTGTTTGCTGCTTGTCTCGCTGTTTGGTACCATATTACGTACTGGTGGTGTCGAACTATCCTTCGAACTACCTGACAATGCGAAACAATGTTTCTACGAAGAGATCAAACAGAACACGACAGCAATGCTCGAATTCCAG GTTGTGACAGGTGGACAATATGATGTTGATGTAATTTTAGAAGCACCAAATACAGAAAtcatttataaacaaataaaaacacAGTTTGATTCACATCAATTTACAGCATCAATGTCAGGAGCATATAAAGCCTGTTTTAGCAATGAATTCTCAACATTTTCACACAAACTTGTTTACATGGATTTCAGAGTGGGTGATCAATTACCAGTTGGGGAGCATGTAACTGTTATGACACAG atGGAGTCTTCGGCTGAAGAAGTACATAAGCATTTGAATAGTATTTTAGACTATCAAACACATCATCGATTAAGAGAAGCGCAAGGTCGTAAACGTGCAGAAGATTTGAATACTCGTGTGCTCTTATGGTCCATTATGGAAACACTTACAATTCTGATCATATCTGTGGGGCAGGTGTATGTTTTAAGGACCTTTTTCACAGAAAGAAAGCGTTAA
- the LOC139993433 gene encoding CDK5 regulatory subunit-associated protein 3 translates to MEEQGIPIDINIRKLLEWLINRRHCSKDWHVKVLTIREKINNAIQDMPVHEEIAKLLSGSYINYFHCLKIVEILKETEADTKNVFGRYGSQRMKDWQEILRLYEKDNLYLAEVSQILIRNVNYEIPSTKRQIQKLEQIQADFEKREADHKKSENAVRSEFNSLCKQLGITGKQMKQELSEKVKELPEIYEKIAEKIKSLEKVVEFYCGFVNYTLGRQYDDGCVPMIQYIVDKGNTTTYEWIYGEAPLSVSEPSLNISLDNDDLEKKKVEDIDNVGIDFGEIDINGGINFGDVNLEAGGEIDWGDGNVEEAILGDIDYNISLEESGIVVEAAGHEGGIATGPEAYTVLDNPSTRNDFINQLFELEAFLKLRLYEFKGDNSVNFLSFSQLQNSSSIVQNSTLENSQNMLDNVQVVLSEILDTKVQHLHNIKHSARYVDILTSSLKQKLSLVDKMIALQKSVREKREKCAQEVTTLRPLLQLLIQRTKEIQVEIEKDISKKYKNRVVYLIGGINML, encoded by the exons atgGAG GAACAGGGTATTcctattgatattaatattagaaaactATTAGAATGGTTAATAAATAGAAGACATTGCTCTAAGGACTGGCATGTAAAAGTTTTAACTATCAgagaaaaaattaacaatGCAATACAAGATATGCCTGTTCACGAggaaattgcaaaattactATCTGGTTCAT atataaattattttcattgtttgaaaatagtagaaatattgaaagaaactgaagctgatacaaaaaatgtatttggCAGATATGGCTCACAAAGAATGAAAGATTGGCAAGAAATATTACGATTATATGAAAAAGACAATTTGTATCTTGCAGAAGTTTCTCAGATACTTATAAGAAAtgttaattatgaaattccaAGTACTAAAAGACAAATTCAAAAATTGGAACAAATACAAGCT GACTTTGAAAAAAGAGAGGCAGACcataaaaaatcagaaaatgcAGTTAGGTCGGAATTTAACTCACTTTGTAAGCAGTTAGGTATTACTGGAAAACAAATGAAACAGGAATTATctgaaaaagtaaaagaacttccagaaatttatgaaaaaattgctGAGAAGATTAAATCATTAGAAAAAGTTGTAGAATTCTATTGTggttttgttaattatactcTTGGTAGACAGTATGATGATGGCTGTGTTCCTATGATACAATACATAGTTG ataAAGGAAATACTACTACATATGAATGGATTTATGGCGAAGCTCCATTATCGGTTAGTGAACCATCTTTAAATATAAGCTTAGATAATGATGATCtggagaagaagaaagtcgAAGATatcgataacgtt gGAATTGATTTTGGAGAAATTGATATAAATGGCGGCATAAATTTCGGCGATGTTAATTTAGAAGCTGGGGGTGAAATTGATTGGGGTGATGGAAATGTAGAAGAAGCTATACTTGGAGATattgattataatatttctttagaaGAATCTGGTATAGTCGTAGAAGCAGCTGGTCATGAAGGTGGAATTGCTACTGGTCCTGAAGCGTACACAGTCCTTGATAATCCATCTACTagaaatgattttattaaccAGTTGTTTGAG cTGGAAGCATTTCTTAAATTACGTTTATATGAATTCAAAGGTGACAATAGTGTAAATTTCTTAAGCTTCAGTCAATTACAAAATTCATCTTCTATTGTACAAAATTCTACATTAGAAAATAGTCAGAATATGTTAGATAACGTTCAAGTTGTCTTATCTGAAATTTTGGATACTAAAGTTCAGCACTTACATAACATAAAACATTCTGCAAG ataTGTAGATATCTTAACTTCAtcgttaaaacaaaaattaagttTAGTTGATAAAATGATAGCTTTACAAAAATCTGTgagagagaaacgagaaaagtGTGCACAAGAAGTTACTACTCTTCGACCTCTTCTTCAACTTCTTATacaaagaacaaaagaaatacAAGTAGAG attgaaaaagatatctcaaaaaaatataaaaacagagTTGTATATTTAATCGGAGGTATAAATATGTTgtaa